A DNA window from Camelina sativa cultivar DH55 chromosome 13, Cs, whole genome shotgun sequence contains the following coding sequences:
- the LOC104737375 gene encoding equilibrative nucleotide transporter 3-like isoform X3 — protein sequence MGETYENQPPEKLQDYHPSRVLTLVYQPFALGTIVILTYHESKMNTRKRNLIGYTLFTISTFLLIVLDLATKGRGGVGPYIGLCAVVASFGLADATVQGGMIGDLSLMCPELVQSFMVGLAVAGALTSALRLTTKAAFEKSNNGLRKGAMIFLAISTFIELLCVLLYAYVFPKLPIVKYYRRKAASEGSKTVSADLAAAGIQNTSDLLLDSMQTDDDDSKNQRLTNKELLLQNIDYAVNLFLIYVCTLSIFPGFLYENTGKHGLGDWYALVLVAMYNCWDLVGRYTPLLKWLKIENRKLITIAVLSRYFLIPAFYFTAKYGDQGWMIMLISILGLTNGHLTVCILTIAPKGYKGPEQNALGNLLVIFLLGGIFAGVALDWLWLIGKKDAF from the exons atgggGGAGACATATGAGAACCAACCTCCTGAGAAGCTTCAG GATTATCATCCTTCAAGAGTACTCACACTTGTTTACCAACCATTTGCGCTTGGAACAATCGTGATTCTCACATACCACGAATCAAAAATGAATACTCGAAAACGTAACCTGATCGGTTACACTCTATTCACAATATCCACATTCTTGCTCATAGTC ttggatTTGGCAACAAAAGGACGTGGTGGAGTCGGACCATATATCGGTTTATGCGCAGTCGTTGCTTCTTTTGGCCTCGCGGATGCTACCGTTCAAGGAGGAATGATCGGTGATTTATCATTGATGTGCCCTGAATTAGTTCAG TCATTCATGGTAGGTTTGGCTGTAGCTGGTGCACTAACATCAGCGCTAAGGCTAACGACTAAAGCAGCTTTTGAGAAATCAAACAACGGTCTACGAAAAGGAGCAA TGATATTCTTAGCAATCTCAACATTCATAGAGTTACTTTGCGTGTTGTTATACGCCTATGTGTTCCCGAAACTCCCCATTGTTAAGTATTACCGGAGAAAAGCCGCTTCTGAAGGTTCCAAAACTGTCTCAGCTGATCTTGCTGCTGCTGGTATCCAAAATACATCAGATTTG CTTCTTGATTCTATGcagactgatgatgatgattccaaGAATCAAAGACTAACCAACAAAGAGTTGTTGCTTCAAAACATAGATTATGCAGTGAATCTGTTCCTCATCTACGTATGTACATTATCCATATTTCCCGGGTTCTTATATGAGAACACTGGAAAACATGGGCTAGGTGATTGGTACGCGCTTGTCCTTGTAGCAATGTACAATTGTTGGGATCTGGTTGGGAGGTACACGCCGCTGTTGAAATGGCTCAAGATTGAGAATAGAAAACTGATCACAATAGCGGTTCTATCGCGTTATTTCCTCATTCCGGCGTTCTACTTCACTGCAAAATATGGTGATCAAGGATGGATGATTATGCTCATTTCTATTTTGGGATTGACTAATGGACATCTCACTGTTTGCATTCTCACCATAGCTCCTAAAGGCTACAAG GGTCCGGAGCAGAATGCGTTAGGAAACTTGTTGGTGATCTTTCTGTTAGGAGGGATATTTGCAGGAGTGGCTTTGGATTGGTTATGGCTTATTGGTAAGAAGGATGCCTTTTGA
- the LOC104737375 gene encoding equilibrative nucleotide transporter 3-like isoform X1, with the protein MGETYENQPPEKLQGKYKAMVVCCILGIGSLVSWNSMLTIADYYYQVFPDYHPSRVLTLVYQPFALGTIVILTYHESKMNTRKRNLIGYTLFTISTFLLIVLDLATKGRGGVGPYIGLCAVVASFGLADATVQGGMIGDLSLMCPELVQSFMVGLAVAGALTSALRLTTKAAFEKSNNGLRKGAMIFLAISTFIELLCVLLYAYVFPKLPIVKYYRRKAASEGSKTVSADLAAAGIQNTSDLLLDSMQTDDDDSKNQRLTNKELLLQNIDYAVNLFLIYVCTLSIFPGFLYENTGKHGLGDWYALVLVAMYNCWDLVGRYTPLLKWLKIENRKLITIAVLSRYFLIPAFYFTAKYGDQGWMIMLISILGLTNGHLTVCILTIAPKGYKGPEQNALGNLLVIFLLGGIFAGVALDWLWLIGKKDAF; encoded by the exons atgggGGAGACATATGAGAACCAACCTCCTGAGAAGCTTCAG gggaaGTATAAAGCAATGGTTGTTTGCTGTATTCTTGGAATTGGATCCCTCGTTTCTTGGAACAGTATGCTAACTATAGCAGATTACTATTACCAAGTCTTCCCG GATTATCATCCTTCAAGAGTACTCACACTTGTTTACCAACCATTTGCGCTTGGAACAATCGTGATTCTCACATACCACGAATCAAAAATGAATACTCGAAAACGTAACCTGATCGGTTACACTCTATTCACAATATCCACATTCTTGCTCATAGTC ttggatTTGGCAACAAAAGGACGTGGTGGAGTCGGACCATATATCGGTTTATGCGCAGTCGTTGCTTCTTTTGGCCTCGCGGATGCTACCGTTCAAGGAGGAATGATCGGTGATTTATCATTGATGTGCCCTGAATTAGTTCAG TCATTCATGGTAGGTTTGGCTGTAGCTGGTGCACTAACATCAGCGCTAAGGCTAACGACTAAAGCAGCTTTTGAGAAATCAAACAACGGTCTACGAAAAGGAGCAA TGATATTCTTAGCAATCTCAACATTCATAGAGTTACTTTGCGTGTTGTTATACGCCTATGTGTTCCCGAAACTCCCCATTGTTAAGTATTACCGGAGAAAAGCCGCTTCTGAAGGTTCCAAAACTGTCTCAGCTGATCTTGCTGCTGCTGGTATCCAAAATACATCAGATTTG CTTCTTGATTCTATGcagactgatgatgatgattccaaGAATCAAAGACTAACCAACAAAGAGTTGTTGCTTCAAAACATAGATTATGCAGTGAATCTGTTCCTCATCTACGTATGTACATTATCCATATTTCCCGGGTTCTTATATGAGAACACTGGAAAACATGGGCTAGGTGATTGGTACGCGCTTGTCCTTGTAGCAATGTACAATTGTTGGGATCTGGTTGGGAGGTACACGCCGCTGTTGAAATGGCTCAAGATTGAGAATAGAAAACTGATCACAATAGCGGTTCTATCGCGTTATTTCCTCATTCCGGCGTTCTACTTCACTGCAAAATATGGTGATCAAGGATGGATGATTATGCTCATTTCTATTTTGGGATTGACTAATGGACATCTCACTGTTTGCATTCTCACCATAGCTCCTAAAGGCTACAAG GGTCCGGAGCAGAATGCGTTAGGAAACTTGTTGGTGATCTTTCTGTTAGGAGGGATATTTGCAGGAGTGGCTTTGGATTGGTTATGGCTTATTGGTAAGAAGGATGCCTTTTGA
- the LOC104737375 gene encoding equilibrative nucleotide transporter 3-like isoform X2, whose amino-acid sequence MGETYENQPPEKLQGKYKAMVVCCILGIGSLVSWNSMLTIADYYYQVFPDYHPSRVLTLVYQPFALGTIVILTYHESKMNTRKRNLIGYTLFTISTFLLIVLDLATKGRGGVGPYIGLCAVVASFGLADATVQGGMIGDLSLMCPELVQSFMVGLAVAGALTSALRLTTKAAFEKSNNGLRKGAMIFLAISTFIELLCVLLYAYVFPKLPIVKYYRRKAASEGSKTVSADLAAAGIQNTSDLTDDDDSKNQRLTNKELLLQNIDYAVNLFLIYVCTLSIFPGFLYENTGKHGLGDWYALVLVAMYNCWDLVGRYTPLLKWLKIENRKLITIAVLSRYFLIPAFYFTAKYGDQGWMIMLISILGLTNGHLTVCILTIAPKGYKGPEQNALGNLLVIFLLGGIFAGVALDWLWLIGKKDAF is encoded by the exons atgggGGAGACATATGAGAACCAACCTCCTGAGAAGCTTCAG gggaaGTATAAAGCAATGGTTGTTTGCTGTATTCTTGGAATTGGATCCCTCGTTTCTTGGAACAGTATGCTAACTATAGCAGATTACTATTACCAAGTCTTCCCG GATTATCATCCTTCAAGAGTACTCACACTTGTTTACCAACCATTTGCGCTTGGAACAATCGTGATTCTCACATACCACGAATCAAAAATGAATACTCGAAAACGTAACCTGATCGGTTACACTCTATTCACAATATCCACATTCTTGCTCATAGTC ttggatTTGGCAACAAAAGGACGTGGTGGAGTCGGACCATATATCGGTTTATGCGCAGTCGTTGCTTCTTTTGGCCTCGCGGATGCTACCGTTCAAGGAGGAATGATCGGTGATTTATCATTGATGTGCCCTGAATTAGTTCAG TCATTCATGGTAGGTTTGGCTGTAGCTGGTGCACTAACATCAGCGCTAAGGCTAACGACTAAAGCAGCTTTTGAGAAATCAAACAACGGTCTACGAAAAGGAGCAA TGATATTCTTAGCAATCTCAACATTCATAGAGTTACTTTGCGTGTTGTTATACGCCTATGTGTTCCCGAAACTCCCCATTGTTAAGTATTACCGGAGAAAAGCCGCTTCTGAAGGTTCCAAAACTGTCTCAGCTGATCTTGCTGCTGCTGGTATCCAAAATACATCAGATTTG actgatgatgatgattccaaGAATCAAAGACTAACCAACAAAGAGTTGTTGCTTCAAAACATAGATTATGCAGTGAATCTGTTCCTCATCTACGTATGTACATTATCCATATTTCCCGGGTTCTTATATGAGAACACTGGAAAACATGGGCTAGGTGATTGGTACGCGCTTGTCCTTGTAGCAATGTACAATTGTTGGGATCTGGTTGGGAGGTACACGCCGCTGTTGAAATGGCTCAAGATTGAGAATAGAAAACTGATCACAATAGCGGTTCTATCGCGTTATTTCCTCATTCCGGCGTTCTACTTCACTGCAAAATATGGTGATCAAGGATGGATGATTATGCTCATTTCTATTTTGGGATTGACTAATGGACATCTCACTGTTTGCATTCTCACCATAGCTCCTAAAGGCTACAAG GGTCCGGAGCAGAATGCGTTAGGAAACTTGTTGGTGATCTTTCTGTTAGGAGGGATATTTGCAGGAGTGGCTTTGGATTGGTTATGGCTTATTGGTAAGAAGGATGCCTTTTGA
- the LOC104737377 gene encoding equilibrative nucleotide transporter 4-like isoform X1 yields the protein MADAYKNQTPERLQGKYKAMVVCCIPGVGSLVSWNSMLTIADYYYQIFPDYHPSRVLTLVYQPIALGTVMIFAYHESKISTRKRVLTGYILFTISTFLLIVLDLATKGHGGIGNYIVLCTIVASFGLADTTVKGGLIGDLSLMSPELIQSYMAGLGMAGVLTSVLRLITKAAFEKSNNHLRKGAMIFLAISTFIEFLCVMLYAYVFPKLPIVKYYRTKAASEGSKTVAADLAAAGIQNQSDLSDDDSKNQRLSKKELLLQNIGYAVSLFLIYVLTLSIFPGFLYENTGQHGLGVWYALILVAMYNFWDLVGRYVPLVNSLKVENRKALTIAVLSRYFLVPAFYFTAKYGDKGWMMMLVSVLGLTTGHLTPKGYKGPEKNALGNLLVVFILGGAVVGISLGWLWLIGKRNAF from the exons atggCGGATGCATACAAGAACCAAACTCCTGAAAGACTTCAG gggaaGTATAAAGCAATGGTTGTGTGCTGTATTCCTGGAGTCGGATCTCTCGTTTCTTGGAACAGTATGCTCACTATCGCAGATTACTATTACCAAATTTTCCCG GATTATCATCCTTCAAGGGTACTCACACTTGTATATCAACCAATTGCGCTTGGAACAGTCATGATTTTCGCATACCACGAATCTAAAATCAGTACTCGAAAACGTGTCCTGACCGGTTACATCCTCTTCACAATATCCACATTCTTGCTCATAGTC ttggatTTGGCAACAAAAGGACACGGTGGAATCGgaaattatattgttttatgcACAATTGTTGCTTCTTTTGGCCTCGCTGATACTACCGTTAAAGGAGGATTGATCGGTGATCTATCTTTGATGTCCCCTGAACTCATCCAG TCATATATGGCTGGTTTGGGTATGGCTGGTGTTCTAACCTCAGTGCTTAGGCTAATAACTAAAGCTGCCtttgaaaaatcaaacaaccatcTACGAAAAGGAGCAA TGATATTCTTAGCAATCTCAACATTCATAGAATTTCTCTGCGTGATGTTATATGCTTATGTGTTCCCAAAACTCCCAATCGTTAAGTATTACCGCACAAAAGCTGCTTCTGAAGGATCGAAAACTGTAGCTGCTGATCTTGCTGCTGCTGGTATCCAAAATCAATCAGATTTG AGTGATGATGACTCCAAGAATCAAAGGCTAAGCAAGAAAGAGCTATTGCTTCAAAACATAGGCTATGCAGTGAGTCTATTCCTCATCTACGTTTTGACATTATCCATTTTTCCTGGATTTTTATACGAGAACACGGGACAACACGGCTTAGGTGTTTGGTACGCGCTTATCCTAGTAGCCATGTACAATTTTTGGGATTTGGTCGGGAGGTATGTGCCGCTGGTGAATTCGCTGAAGGTTGAGAATAGAAAAGCTCTAACGATTGCGGTTTTGTCCCGTTATTTCCTCGTCCCGGCGTTCTACTTCACCGCAAAATATGGTGATAAAGGATGGATGATGATGCTCGTTTCTGTTTTGGGATTAACTACTGGACATCTCACTCCTAAAGGATACAAG GGTCCGGAGAAGAATGCATTAGGGAATTTGCTGGTGGTTTTTATACTAGGAGGAGCAGTTGTAGGAATATCTTTAGGCTGGTTATGGCTTATTGGCAAGAGAAATGCATTTTGA
- the LOC104737377 gene encoding equilibrative nucleotide transporter 4-like isoform X2 — MHTRTKLLKDFRGSIKQWLCAVFLESDLSFLGTDYHPSRVLTLVYQPIALGTVMIFAYHESKISTRKRVLTGYILFTISTFLLIVLDLATKGHGGIGNYIVLCTIVASFGLADTTVKGGLIGDLSLMSPELIQSYMAGLGMAGVLTSVLRLITKAAFEKSNNHLRKGAMIFLAISTFIEFLCVMLYAYVFPKLPIVKYYRTKAASEGSKTVAADLAAAGIQNQSDLSDDDSKNQRLSKKELLLQNIGYAVSLFLIYVLTLSIFPGFLYENTGQHGLGVWYALILVAMYNFWDLVGRYVPLVNSLKVENRKALTIAVLSRYFLVPAFYFTAKYGDKGWMMMLVSVLGLTTGHLTPKGYKGPEKNALGNLLVVFILGGAVVGISLGWLWLIGKRNAF; from the exons ATGCATACAAGAACCAAACTCCTGAAAGACTTCAG gggaaGTATAAAGCAATGGTTGTGTGCTGTATTCCTGGAGTCGGATCTCTCGTTTCTTGGAACA GATTATCATCCTTCAAGGGTACTCACACTTGTATATCAACCAATTGCGCTTGGAACAGTCATGATTTTCGCATACCACGAATCTAAAATCAGTACTCGAAAACGTGTCCTGACCGGTTACATCCTCTTCACAATATCCACATTCTTGCTCATAGTC ttggatTTGGCAACAAAAGGACACGGTGGAATCGgaaattatattgttttatgcACAATTGTTGCTTCTTTTGGCCTCGCTGATACTACCGTTAAAGGAGGATTGATCGGTGATCTATCTTTGATGTCCCCTGAACTCATCCAG TCATATATGGCTGGTTTGGGTATGGCTGGTGTTCTAACCTCAGTGCTTAGGCTAATAACTAAAGCTGCCtttgaaaaatcaaacaaccatcTACGAAAAGGAGCAA TGATATTCTTAGCAATCTCAACATTCATAGAATTTCTCTGCGTGATGTTATATGCTTATGTGTTCCCAAAACTCCCAATCGTTAAGTATTACCGCACAAAAGCTGCTTCTGAAGGATCGAAAACTGTAGCTGCTGATCTTGCTGCTGCTGGTATCCAAAATCAATCAGATTTG AGTGATGATGACTCCAAGAATCAAAGGCTAAGCAAGAAAGAGCTATTGCTTCAAAACATAGGCTATGCAGTGAGTCTATTCCTCATCTACGTTTTGACATTATCCATTTTTCCTGGATTTTTATACGAGAACACGGGACAACACGGCTTAGGTGTTTGGTACGCGCTTATCCTAGTAGCCATGTACAATTTTTGGGATTTGGTCGGGAGGTATGTGCCGCTGGTGAATTCGCTGAAGGTTGAGAATAGAAAAGCTCTAACGATTGCGGTTTTGTCCCGTTATTTCCTCGTCCCGGCGTTCTACTTCACCGCAAAATATGGTGATAAAGGATGGATGATGATGCTCGTTTCTGTTTTGGGATTAACTACTGGACATCTCACTCCTAAAGGATACAAG GGTCCGGAGAAGAATGCATTAGGGAATTTGCTGGTGGTTTTTATACTAGGAGGAGCAGTTGTAGGAATATCTTTAGGCTGGTTATGGCTTATTGGCAAGAGAAATGCATTTTGA